One Romboutsia sp. 13368 genomic window carries:
- a CDS encoding ABC transporter transmembrane domain-containing protein has translation MNRSGLKVMAKLIGLVKPLIHVMVAAVTMGVIGFLTAIFIIVMGGIGLVTVLGFDTGFTLSQIGTVIVVCSILRGILRYAEQGANHYIAFKLLALIRHKVFVKLRTLAPAKLEGRDKGNLISLVTTDTELLEVFYAHTISPIIIAVITSLIMVLYIGSYNPILGIIALVAYCLVGILIPVWSANKGNHIGQEYRNEMGELNSYFLSSIRGLNDIIQYQVGKERLDEINERTTVLEDKQELLLKQEGNNKSVTDAVILLCGMQ, from the coding sequence ATGAATAGAAGTGGTTTAAAAGTAATGGCCAAACTAATTGGTTTAGTTAAGCCATTAATACATGTAATGGTTGCAGCTGTTACTATGGGTGTTATAGGATTTTTAACTGCCATCTTTATTATTGTAATGGGTGGTATAGGATTAGTTACAGTATTAGGATTTGATACAGGATTTACATTATCTCAAATAGGAACTGTAATAGTAGTTTGTTCAATATTAAGAGGAATATTAAGATATGCAGAACAAGGTGCAAATCACTATATAGCATTTAAATTATTAGCATTAATTCGTCATAAAGTGTTTGTTAAACTTCGTACTTTAGCACCGGCTAAATTAGAGGGAAGAGATAAGGGTAACTTAATATCTTTAGTAACAACAGATACAGAATTATTAGAAGTATTTTATGCACATACAATTTCACCAATAATAATTGCAGTTATTACTTCATTAATAATGGTTTTATACATAGGAAGCTACAATCCTATACTAGGTATAATAGCTTTAGTAGCTTACTGCTTAGTTGGTATATTAATACCAGTATGGTCAGCTAATAAAGGAAATCATATAGGTCAAGAATACAGAAATGAAATGGGAGAATTAAATTCTTATTTCTTAAGTAGTATTAGAGGATTAAATGATATAATACAATATCAAGTTGGTAAAGAACGTTTAGATGAAATAAATGAAAGAACAACTGTATTAGAAGATAAACAAGAGTTATTATTAAAGCAAGAAGGTAATAATAAGTCTGTTACAGATGCAGTAATACTATTATGTGGCATGCAGTAA
- a CDS encoding cation:proton antiporter, which yields YIYIMSYNMKIVMGGYCCMVSYNYLLDLALILLSTKILGIITKRFKMPQVVGALLAGLILGPAVFNILKETNFIIQLSELGVILLMFSAGLDSDLKELKKTGKASFIIAIFGVIIPLVGGFLVAYFFRDLDIIKGSTTNALLENIFVGVILTATSVSITVETLKEMGKLNTSAGTAILGAAIIDDILGIVALTIISSMADPSINVGLILLKIVAYFIFVIIIGVFVYKLFDTWMRHENRDRRRFITASLVFCLLLAYVSEEVFGVADITGAFIAGLILSNVYRKEYVSSRVDIVSYSLLSQVFFASIGLKVELPNMSIEIVMFAIILTIVAILTKVIGAGIGAKLCKYSNIECIQIGTGMVSRGEVALIVASKGSALGVLQNVMLGPIIIVVVVTTIISPILLNLAFKDKNEVNVQ from the coding sequence TATATTTATATAATGTCATACAATATGAAGATTGTTATGGGAGGGTATTGTTGTATGGTATCTTATAATTACTTGCTGGACTTAGCGTTAATATTATTAAGTACAAAGATTTTAGGTATAATTACTAAAAGATTTAAGATGCCTCAAGTAGTAGGTGCATTATTAGCTGGATTAATTCTTGGTCCTGCAGTATTTAATATCTTAAAAGAGACAAATTTTATAATACAATTATCTGAACTTGGAGTTATCTTATTAATGTTTTCTGCAGGTTTAGACTCAGATTTAAAAGAATTAAAGAAAACAGGTAAAGCATCATTTATAATTGCAATATTTGGTGTAATAATTCCTTTAGTTGGAGGATTTTTAGTAGCATACTTTTTTAGAGACTTAGATATAATTAAGGGATCTACTACAAATGCCTTATTAGAAAATATATTTGTTGGTGTTATTTTGACAGCCACGTCAGTAAGTATCACAGTGGAAACTTTAAAAGAAATGGGAAAATTAAATACTTCTGCAGGGACTGCAATATTAGGAGCAGCTATTATAGATGATATACTTGGAATAGTTGCATTAACTATTATAAGCAGTATGGCAGATCCATCCATTAATGTTGGATTAATATTATTAAAAATAGTTGCATATTTTATATTTGTAATTATAATAGGAGTTTTTGTATATAAATTATTTGATACATGGATGAGACATGAAAATAGAGATAGGAGAAGATTTATAACAGCATCGTTAGTATTTTGTTTATTATTAGCTTATGTATCAGAAGAAGTATTTGGAGTTGCAGATATTACAGGCGCATTTATAGCAGGTTTAATCTTATCTAATGTATATAGAAAAGAATATGTATCTAGTAGAGTTGATATTGTATCTTACTCATTACTATCACAAGTATTTTTTGCAAGTATAGGTCTTAAGGTAGAATTACCTAATATGAGTATTGAAATAGTAATGTTTGCTATCATACTAACTATTGTAGCAATATTAACTAAAGTTATAGGAGCAGGAATAGGAGCAAAACTGTGTAAGTATTCAAATATAGAGTGTATACAAATCGGTACTGGTATGGTATCTAGAGGAGAAGTAGCACTTATAGTTGCAAGTAAGGGATCAGCACTTGGTGTACTTCAAAATGTAATGCTAGGTCCTATTATTATAGTAGTAGTTGTAACAACTATAATTTCACCTATTTTGTTAAATTTAGCTTTTAAAGATAAAAATGAAGTAAATGTTCAATGA
- a CDS encoding ATP-binding cassette domain-containing protein produces MLTAGSILFINNEVTFVEVIVPLIALMSSFGPVVAISNLSNNLFHTLAAGNRVLDLLEEEPVVRDVEGREKSEFGDISCDNITFSYGEEEILKDFSMDLKRDSVIGIFGKSGSGKSTLLRLLMRFWEVNEGEISINNKNINEINTNDL; encoded by the coding sequence ATGTTAACTGCAGGTAGTATATTATTTATAAATAATGAGGTAACATTTGTTGAAGTTATAGTCCCATTAATAGCTTTAATGAGTTCATTTGGTCCAGTTGTTGCAATAAGTAACTTATCAAATAACTTATTCCATACATTAGCTGCAGGAAATAGAGTTTTAGATTTACTTGAAGAAGAGCCAGTAGTTAGAGATGTTGAAGGTAGGGAAAAGTCAGAGTTTGGTGATATAAGCTGTGATAATATAACATTCTCTTATGGAGAAGAAGAAATATTAAAAGACTTCTCAATGGATTTAAAGAGAGACTCTGTAATAGGAATATTTGGTAAAAGTGGATCTGGTAAATCTACATTATTAAGATTACTTATGAGATTCTGGGAAGTAAATGAGGGAGAAATCTCTATAAATAATAAAAATATAAATGAAATAAATACAAATGACCT
- a CDS encoding ATP-binding cassette domain-containing protein, producing DTNVGELGSNLSGGEKQRIGIARAFLHDAPMILLDEPTSNLDSLNEGIILKSLKESNDGKTIVIVSHXQVEGLMGKDEDEIYFIPRKVC from the coding sequence GACACTAATGTTGGTGAGTTAGGTAGTAACTTATCTGGTGGTGAGAAACAAAGAATAGGTATTGCTAGAGCATTCTTACATGATGCGCCAATGATTTTATTAGATGAGCCAACAAGTAACTTAGATAGTTTAAATGAAGGTATAATATTAAAATCATTAAAAGAAAGTAATGATGGTAAAACTATAGTAATAGTTTCTCATARACAAGTAGAGGGACTTATGGGAAAAGATGAAGATGAAATTTACTTCATTCCAAGAAAAGTTTGTTAG
- a CDS encoding ATP-binding cassette domain-containing protein, with amino-acid sequence LFKGTVEDNLRMGNPTATKEEMLEALRKVNLLDFINSQDGLNTLLLEQGSNLSGGQKQRLCLARAILHDTPIYIFDEATSNIDAESENQIMEVIHYLSKTKTIILISHRLENVVKSDIIYTIDSGEVVEKGTHNQLLDREGIYANLYNTQKQLESYGKGGI; translated from the coding sequence ATTATTTAAGGGAACAGTAGAAGATAATCTTAGAATGGGAAATCCAACAGCAACTAAAGAAGAAATGTTAGAAGCATTAAGAAAAGTAAATCTTCTTGATTTTATAAATAGCCAAGATGGACTTAATACTTTATTATTAGAACAAGGGTCTAACTTATCAGGTGGACAAAAACAAAGATTATGTTTAGCAAGAGCTATACTTCATGATACTCCAATATACATATTTGATGAAGCTACATCTAATATAGATGCAGAAAGTGAAAATCAAATAATGGAAGTTATACATTATCTTTCAAAAACAAAAACAATAATATTAATATCACATCGTTTAGAAAATGTGGTTAAATCAGACATTATATATACAATAGATTCTGGTGAAGTAGTTGAAAAAGGAACTCACAATCAACTTCTTGATAGAGAAGGTATATATGCAAACTTATACAATACACAAAAACAATTAGAAAGCTATGGTAAAGGAGGTATATAA
- a CDS encoding nitrous oxide-stimulated promoter family protein: MTRIEKEKQTINLMINLYCKKKHKHKHRLCEGCQELLDYAHKRLDFCKFGNEKSFCSKCPIHCYKKDMRAKVKDVMRFSGPRLIIYSPIQFIKHIFE; this comes from the coding sequence ATGACTAGAATAGAAAAAGAAAAACAAACTATAAATCTTATGATAAATTTATACTGTAAAAAGAAACATAAGCATAAACATAGATTATGTGAAGGTTGTCAAGAATTATTAGATTATGCACATAAAAGGCTTGATTTTTGTAAGTTTGGAAATGAAAAGAGCTTTTGTAGCAAGTGTCCAATACATTGCTATAAAAAGGACATGAGAGCTAAGGTTAAGGATGTTATGAGATTTTCTGGACCTAGGCTTATAATATATAGTCCAATTCAGTTTATCAAACATATATTTGAATAA